Proteins from a genomic interval of Kitasatospora kifunensis:
- a CDS encoding glycosyltransferase, translating to MARFLFVVPPLVGHVNPAVGVAAELAARGHVIAWAGVPELVHRLAGPDAEVFPCAVPEAGPGGTVQRPPDLRGPAALKFLWADFLVPLAEAMAPGVLAAVERFRPDVLVVDQQAVAGALVAERLGLPWATSATTSAEFTGALEGMPLVDAWISGLLTELRSRLGDPAGSGDPRFSPHLILAFTTLELTGPIAGPAGPIRFVGPALTARPTEPSFPWEWLDPERALVLVTLGTANTDAGVEFLTVCQEALRERSESLQAVIVDPGGVLDGVRGSGPRGLRDGGLRIAGPALAPDILVSPAIPQLHLLKRAAAVVCHAGHNTVCEALWYGVPLVVAPIRDDQPVVAAQVVAAGAGVRVRFGRTRVDRLGQALDSVLTDPAHRAGARRVGASFRAAGGAARAASHLEELTDRRSAL from the coding sequence GTGGCCCGGTTCCTGTTCGTCGTCCCCCCGCTGGTCGGCCATGTGAACCCGGCCGTCGGCGTCGCGGCCGAACTGGCCGCGCGCGGCCACGTGATCGCCTGGGCGGGCGTGCCGGAGCTGGTCCACCGGCTCGCCGGTCCGGACGCCGAGGTCTTCCCGTGCGCCGTCCCCGAGGCGGGCCCGGGCGGTACGGTGCAGCGGCCACCGGATCTTCGCGGACCCGCGGCGCTGAAGTTCCTCTGGGCGGACTTCCTGGTCCCGCTCGCCGAGGCGATGGCCCCGGGCGTGCTGGCGGCGGTGGAGCGCTTTCGCCCGGACGTCCTGGTGGTGGACCAGCAGGCGGTGGCCGGCGCGCTGGTGGCCGAGCGCCTGGGCCTGCCGTGGGCCACCTCGGCGACGACCTCGGCGGAGTTCACCGGCGCGCTGGAAGGCATGCCACTGGTGGACGCCTGGATCTCCGGCCTGCTCACCGAGCTGCGCTCGCGCCTGGGCGACCCGGCGGGCAGCGGCGACCCGCGCTTCTCCCCGCACCTGATCCTCGCCTTCACCACCCTGGAGCTGACCGGGCCGATCGCCGGGCCGGCCGGACCGATCCGGTTCGTCGGCCCGGCACTGACGGCTCGCCCGACCGAGCCGTCGTTCCCCTGGGAGTGGCTGGACCCGGAGCGCGCTCTGGTCCTGGTCACCCTCGGTACGGCCAACACCGACGCGGGCGTCGAGTTTCTGACTGTCTGTCAAGAAGCCTTGCGAGAGCGCTCCGAGAGTCTTCAGGCGGTGATCGTCGACCCCGGTGGCGTCCTCGACGGCGTCCGCGGGAGCGGCCCCAGGGGCCTGCGCGACGGCGGCCTCAGGATCGCCGGCCCCGCCCTGGCCCCCGACATCCTGGTGAGCCCCGCCATCCCACAACTGCACCTGCTCAAACGCGCCGCGGCTGTGGTCTGCCACGCCGGCCACAACACGGTCTGCGAGGCGCTCTGGTACGGCGTGCCGCTGGTCGTCGCCCCGATCCGCGACGACCAGCCGGTGGTGGCCGCCCAGGTGGTGGCCGCCGGGGCCGGGGTCCGGGTGCGGTTCGGCCGGACCAGGGTGGACCGTCTCGGCCAGGCGCTGGACTCGGTTCTCACCGACCCCGCCCACCGCGCCGGGGCCCGACGCGTCGGTGCCTCGTTCCGGGCGGCGGGCGGCGCGGCCCGCGCGGCGAGCCACCTCGAAGAGCTGACGGACCGGAGGAGTGCCTTATGA
- a CDS encoding alpha/beta fold hydrolase has translation MAFLELDGLRCHVQRLGPQDGRPPAATAVLLHGLLTDSLASYYFTLAPALAAAGVEVLMYDQRGHGRSERPPTDYRLEHFVDDLELLLDRLQPAGPVQLLGNSFGGTVAFGFAARRPEQVAGVLAIESEPASRAWAVKLDGILRQAERHLGEEETLAWVARRHGTHTARLARSAGALLAATSLARDIPVSRLPTQAQLRAIRCPVLAVYGTESDLATQAAWLEVLLADCRSVFVPGQDHSVLVEAPDVVRQLALGWLREQGVELRGPDRYGPELRGLELHGPELRGGGLRGAGRLGGARLGKALLGDALPARDAVPARTELPARTELSVRAELPARAELPAPAERSLW, from the coding sequence ATGGCCTTCCTCGAACTCGACGGGCTCCGCTGCCACGTGCAGCGGCTCGGCCCGCAGGACGGCCGCCCGCCCGCCGCGACCGCCGTGCTGCTGCACGGGCTGCTCACCGACAGCCTGGCCAGCTACTACTTCACCCTGGCCCCCGCGCTCGCCGCCGCCGGGGTGGAGGTGCTGATGTACGACCAGCGCGGCCACGGCCGGAGCGAGCGGCCGCCGACCGACTACCGCCTGGAGCACTTCGTCGACGATCTGGAGCTCCTGCTGGACCGGCTGCAGCCGGCCGGCCCGGTCCAGCTGCTCGGCAACTCCTTCGGCGGCACGGTGGCGTTCGGATTCGCGGCCAGGCGCCCGGAGCAGGTCGCCGGCGTCCTGGCCATCGAGTCCGAGCCGGCCTCCCGGGCCTGGGCCGTCAAGCTGGACGGCATCCTGCGGCAGGCCGAGCGGCACCTGGGGGAGGAGGAGACGCTGGCCTGGGTCGCCCGGCGGCACGGTACGCACACCGCCAGGCTGGCCCGCTCGGCCGGCGCGCTGCTGGCCGCCACCTCACTGGCCCGGGACATCCCGGTCAGCCGCCTGCCGACGCAGGCTCAGCTGCGCGCGATCCGCTGCCCGGTGCTGGCGGTCTACGGGACGGAGTCGGACCTGGCCACCCAGGCGGCCTGGTTGGAGGTGCTGCTGGCCGACTGCCGGAGCGTGTTCGTCCCCGGGCAGGACCACTCCGTGCTGGTGGAGGCCCCGGACGTGGTGCGCCAACTCGCCCTCGGCTGGCTGCGGGAGCAGGGCGTGGAGCTGCGCGGTCCCGACCGGTACGGCCCTGAGCTGCGCGGTCTTGAGCTGCATGGTCCTGAGCTGCGTGGTGGAGGCCTGCGCGGTGCGGGCCGGCTCGGCGGCGCCCGGCTCGGCAAGGCACTGCTCGGTGACGCACTGCCCGCCCGCGATGCGGTGCCTGCCCGGACCGAGCTGCCCGCCCGGACCGAGTTGTCCGTCCGTGCCGAGCTGCCCGCCCGTGCCGAGTTGCCCGCGCCTGCCGAGCGGAGTCTGTGGTGA
- a CDS encoding acyl carrier protein, producing the protein MLATVLADYGLDDAEVTMESRFTEDLELESIDLVTLAGELQERWGDRINFAEFIAGMDLDEIIGLTVGRLVRHVVARLQPAERS; encoded by the coding sequence ATGCTGGCCACCGTACTGGCGGATTACGGCCTGGACGACGCCGAGGTCACCATGGAGTCCCGGTTCACCGAGGACCTGGAACTGGAGAGCATCGACCTGGTCACCCTGGCCGGGGAGCTCCAGGAGCGCTGGGGCGACCGGATCAACTTCGCCGAGTTCATCGCGGGCATGGATCTGGACGAGATCATCGGCCTGACGGTCGGCCGACTGGTCCGCCATGTGGTGGCGCGGCTGCAGCCCGCCGAGCGGAGCTGA